A window of Candidatus Neomarinimicrobiota bacterium genomic DNA:
GCATTATTATGTTGGTAATCATCTTGGAAGCAATTGGTGTACCCAGCGCAGGGATCGCCCTTATCTTGGGTGTAGATAGAATTTTAGATATGATGCGGACGGTTACAAATGTAACCGGTGATGCTAGTGTGGCGGTGGCGGTGGCTTCTTCTGAAGGTCAGATTTCTGAATAATAAATATTTCAGGATTCATTGAACCGAATCGATAAAACCCCGTAAACTTCGGTAGCTATTTAAGATTTCTTACTTTAGATATTGAATTTCAGGATCTTCAATAAAAAATCCTTGAGATTACCTTCTGAAGTCAAAAAACAGGCCTTCCCTGCATAGTGCGGGGTGAAGGACGTTTGCTGAGGACAGAGGCCTCTACCGTGTTAAACGGATCCTGAAATCGATTCTGGAGTAAGAAAATAAAAAACCCCGCTTAATGCGGGGTTTTTTATTTATTTCAATTTTGATTGTATCTGGCTAATTCGCCAGCGCGAACCCTTAATTTTTAATTGAACATGGTCATCTTCATAATTTCGTTCCAACACATCTACCCCTTCCTGGGCTTGTGCAAGCTCTTTGGATTCCTGATAAGAAAATTTAAGATTAACAATTTGATAATTCTCATCCATGATTTCAGAAATATTCTGAGTTAACTTATCAATACGTAGATTATTCAGAGCTGAAACATAAATACCACTGGGGAATTTTCGCCTTAAATAACTGATTTGTTTTTCAGCACTCTTTAAATCTATTTTATTGAGTACAATCAACATTTGGCGCCTTTCGGCTCCCAAGTCCTTTAATACATCAATAATTGTATTGTGGTGATCTGTCACTTGGTTAGAGGATGAATCCAAAACCAATAGGATTAAATCTGCTTTAATAACTTCTTTTAAGGTACTTCTGAAACTGGCCACCAAATGATGAGGTAGTTTCCGAACAAACCCAACTGTATCGCTCAATAAAATGGTATGGGCATTGTCTAGTTCTACTGATCGAATGGTGGTATCCAGTGTGGCAAATAACTGATCCTCGATAAAAACATCTGCACCGGAAAGAGCTTTCATTAATGTTGATTTTCCGGCATTAGTATAACCAACCAAAGCCACCTTAAATTGATTTCCACGTCGTTTACTTTGGGTATCTCTTTCTTTGCCTATCTTTTCCAGTTCACGCTTCAATTTAGAAATACGCGTTCGGATTAGGCGGCGATCCACTTCGATCTGTGTTTCACCGGCGCCGGCACGCGTACCAATGCCACCCATTTGTCGTTCAAGATGAGTCCATGCCCGCGTTAATCGGGGTAACATATATTCTAATTGAGCCAACTCTACCTGTGTTTTTGCCTCTTTGGTCTGGGCATGCTGTTTAAAAATATCAAGGATAAGGGCACTACGATCAATAACCTTTATTTCCTCAGTTAATTTACTGTAGTTCTTCATTTGCCCCGGACTCAGTTCATCATCAAAAATTATAAGCGAAACATCCAATTCTTTGGCTTGGTTGATCATCTGTTCCGCTTTCCCCGTACCGATAAAAAATGATGGATTTATTCGAGATAATTTCTGGGTGACATTCCCTACAACTTCTGCTCCGGCTGTATCAGCCAACAGATGCAATTCTTCAAGATGCTCTTCCACCGTTTCCATATCCAACTCACCATGAATAACACCAACCAGAAGCGCCCTTTCTTTTGGTTTTATTTCCGAATTCTCAATCATAATTGGTTCTTCATGGCGTCCGGTCTTGGACGGCTTAAAAAAGATTCCACCATAAATATTATTATTGCAAGAATTAAGAATAGCCGCCATAATGTGCGCCCATGGCGCCGAGTTGTGATGGCTTCTTTTACATCCGATTCGGGATTAATCCAGACTGTTTTGTTTTTGCCGATTACAGAAATAACTTCGTTAGAAGTTGCCCTTAGATTTGGTTTTTCAAAGGGTGAAAGCTTGGACGAGAAAGCGGTATAAAAATCATCATCTGCGAAAACTTCATATGATCCTAATTCATTAATTTGATTTATCACTAAAGATTCTTGATTGTAGTTGGGCACAATCAATATCTTATCCCCTGAGGGATTAACCACGGACCATTCTTTATTTAATAGATCTTTAGATATTTTAATAGTCTTTGATTCGCCGACCTCTACCAATGCGGTATTCATTTCATCTGTAGCTGATAAAATTAGCAACCGGTGGATCAGAGGAATGAGTAAGCCCTTCATGCTTAAGTCATTCCACCTTAAGTCTAATGGTGATGAAAAATAATAAATCTGGCTTCCGGAATGGGATATTTCAAGAAAAAATGGGTCGGAATTATTTAAAGCTAGAATCATTTTATGACGTTTGTTTTTCTCAACCTTATTATATCTGAAAACTTGAGGCAGAACCGTTTCCACATCCCTCAAATTTAATTCTTGTAAAATTGGATTGTTACGATCCTGTACTTCCACCGAAAAATATGAATCACCATCTAGGGTTACTTCCTCTATAAAAACCGGCAGCTTCAAATTGGATTGTATAAGGGGTGTTAGGTTTGCATAATTTTCACCTGAGAACCAGAGGATACTGCCTCCCTCGCTCAAAAAACGTTTTATTGATTCAACTGCTGAAGCGCTTAGTAGTTTCGGATCTTGTAAAATTAAAACGTCTGTTTCATCTAAATAAATGCGATCAATTGATATCATAACTTTTAGTTCAATATCCAAGAATCGATCTTTCCCACTTATTGATTCCAAAACTGTTTTCAATACGAATAAATCATCTTGAGAATTGGCTATAACTTTACATGATATTTGTTCAGGAATTGTTAACTCAAAAGTTTGTTGATCGTCCAAGGAATAATCATCCCGAGGGATTTCTAATTTTCCACGAATAATGCCACTTTTCCCCGGGTAAACCTGAAATAAAAAATCTTTGCTTCGACCTGGTTGAAAATGAGAAACAATTTGACCCACCCGTTCTTTATTCAAATATAATTCAACAGGAATATTACGCTTTTCGATGGGCCCCATATTCTCAATCTTGGTATTAAGTTTTAATAAATGGTTTGGGAGTTTAATCTGGCTTGCAGCGGAAATATTTGTTATCGAAACATTATCGGCCAACTGTTTTTGCCCTAGACAATAAAAACGCCAGCCTACATATTCTGTACTGAAAGTAGTTGGAGGTGCGCTAGGGAAATCACTTAGGATGAAGCACTCCCGATTAACGGCTGAACCGTCAACAGATTTTAATATTGAATCAACAACTGACCATATTTTATCTCGGCCAACTGATTGTGTAATATCCCAATTCTCCGTATTTAACTTCATTCCTTTTTCAAGAATGCCGCTATATAATTGCCTAACAGGTGTTGTTTGATAAACGTGGAGGTTCACCAAACCGTCAAAACCAGCAATAATATTCGGTAGTTCATATTTAACCTGATCCAAATAAGAAGTGCGATCCTCTGTCACTGCCATGCTGGCTGAATTATCAATTATAATAACTGCAGTGGATTCTTTTTCACTGGGTATCCATGTAGATTCACTCATCTGAATTGGGCCTGCAATCATGAGAACCAATGCGGCGATTAAACCCATTCTAAGTGCAATTAAAATCCATTGGCGAATTTTTAATTTTCGAATAGTATCATGTGTCAATTCTTGGATGTGTCGGATAGAAGAAAAATCTACAGTTTTGGTATTCCTCAAACTAATCAAATGGATTAATAAAGGCAGGGAAGTCGCGAGGAGACCCCATAAAATAGACGGGAATAAAAAAGACATTAGATAGGAGTATAAAACATCATCATGATTGCGCCGGCGCCAAGAGGCATCTTGAAGTTATCATCAAGTGGGATTGGTGCTATTTCCATTATCATTGCTGCAATTGCACCACTCAATGAAACGGACAAAGGTAGAGATGAAAAATTCAAGGCAATGATAACACACACCAATAATCCGCCAAAAAATCCTTCCCAAGATTTATCCCAAATTTTATGTTTCCCAAAATGCTGACCAATCAACCCGGCAGCAGTGTCCCCAAGGCTCATAAAAATAAGGGCAATAATTGCTACTGGTTTAGCAAAAATCATTATAGAAATTACTGCACCAATAATCACCCATGTAGCACCAGTCAGTTTCCCTTCTTGTTCATGGTTTCGAAGCATATCACTAAATAATTTGTTAAAAATAGATTGAATCCATCCAACGCTGTGACGAAGAATATCCACCAAAATAAATAACACCATTATGACCGAGAGTATTTTTACAAACAGCCATTTTTCAGGAAAAATATAAATATAGGCAAAGGGGATTGCCAAGTTAAACAGGTGAATAAATTTTCTGAGGTATTCGCTTATTGGTATCATTTTTCACTGTTAATTTTATCAAAAATATCTTGAAGGTCAAGTATACTTACAATCAAATCAACTCCTGTGGCTTGATCTAATACAGTCCCCGGCGCTATGGATTGATCCAAAACAGTATAAGGGACCAAATCTTCATTTTGCTGATAAGAAATTTTGCCCACTTTTAACCGAGATTGGGTTAAGGCTTCTTTTGCTTTTTTCATACTGAGACCGAATAATTGGGGTACTTGGAAAAAATCGGGAGGCAATCCTTGGCTGACGGTTATTTGAAGTCCGAGTCCTTTTTTTATATGATCCCCTGATTTTGGGAATTGCCAAGCGACTGTTCCTTTCGGATAGTCCGGGTTATACTCTGTATAAACTGTGTCTATTTGTAGTCCCAATTGTTGCAGCGAAATTTCTGCACTTCTTTGTGATTGGCCCACCAAACTAGGTACTAGCACCATTTTTTCTGGACGCGAAATTTTCAATCGAACCGTTCGGCCTGGTTTCACCTTCTCTCCAGGCAGTGGATATTGATCAATAACAGTTT
This region includes:
- a CDS encoding PASTA domain-containing protein, with translation MINKIIHFILAIGIVSLGLILIFDWFVLPSYIRQDESIIVMNVTGKSLTRSIKELDSEGFKGIVYDTVYTSKVEPQTVIDQYPLPGEKVKPGRTVRLKISRPEKMVLVPSLVGQSQRSAEISLQQLGLQIDTVYTEYNPDYPKGTVAWQFPKSGDHIKKGLGLQITVSQGLPPDFFQVPQLFGLSMKKAKEALTQSRLKVGKISYQQNEDLVPYTVLDQSIAPGTVLDQATGVDLIVSILDLQDIFDKINSEK
- a CDS encoding cation:dicarboxylase symporter family transporter, whose amino-acid sequence is IIMLVIILEAIGVPSAGIALILGVDRILDMMRTVTNVTGDASVAVAVASSEGQISE
- the hflX gene encoding GTPase HflX translates to MIENSEIKPKERALLVGVIHGELDMETVEEHLEELHLLADTAGAEVVGNVTQKLSRINPSFFIGTGKAEQMINQAKELDVSLIIFDDELSPGQMKNYSKLTEEIKVIDRSALILDIFKQHAQTKEAKTQVELAQLEYMLPRLTRAWTHLERQMGGIGTRAGAGETQIEVDRRLIRTRISKLKRELEKIGKERDTQSKRRGNQFKVALVGYTNAGKSTLMKALSGADVFIEDQLFATLDTTIRSVELDNAHTILLSDTVGFVRKLPHHLVASFRSTLKEVIKADLILLVLDSSSNQVTDHHNTIIDVLKDLGAERRQMLIVLNKIDLKSAEKQISYLRRKFPSGIYVSALNNLRIDKLTQNISEIMDENYQIVNLKFSYQESKELAQAQEGVDVLERNYEDDHVQLKIKGSRWRISQIQSKLK